From a single Nicotiana tabacum cultivar K326 chromosome 8, ASM71507v2, whole genome shotgun sequence genomic region:
- the LOC107818464 gene encoding protein REVEILLE 6, with protein MVMALPNLGSFSNPTATASTAATASASNPLSPSDDPSKKIRKPYTITKSRESWTEPEHDKFLEALQLFDRDWKKIEAFVGSKTVIQIRSHAQKYFLKVQKNGTNEHLPPPRPKRKAAHPYPQKASKSAPALSPVTASFQASLPLPDPGFVTRPDTSLLPSNPVTVASVPSWTDNSVPPVSLSQMNKDNVREPGQPVANTHCCSSNESTPGSKSTGEVMERTQGPSLRVLPDFVQVYNFIGSVFDPAVTGHLQKLKKMDRIDVETVLLLMRNLSINLTSPDFEHHRQLLSSYDMDMEKQCKSSHQLQPT; from the exons ATGGTCATGGCCCTTCCTAATCTTGGCTCCTTCTCCAACCCAACCGCCACCGCTTCCACCGCCGCAACTGCGTCGGCCTCCAACCCGTTATCGCCTTCCGATGACCCGTCAAAGAAAATTCGAAAACCCTACACCATTACCAAGTCCCGCGAAAGCTGGACCGAACCCGAGCACGATAAGTTCCTTGAAGCTCTTCAACT GTTTGACCGGGACTGGAAAAAGATTGAAGCGTTTGTTGGATCAAAAACTGTTATTCAG ATACGTAGCCatgctcaaaaatattttctgaagGTCCAGAAGAACGGAACCAATGAACATCTACCTCCTCCTCGGCCAAAAAGAAAAGCCGCTCATCCCTACCCTCAGAAAGCCTCAAAAAGTG CTCCAGCTCTCTCACCGGTGACTGCATCATTTCAAGCTTCACTTCCATTACCGGATCCTGGATTTGTAACAAGGCCTGATACTTCTTTGTTACCTAGCAATCCAGTTACTGTTGCATCTGTGCCATCATGGACTGACAACTCTGTGCCACCAGTCAGTTTGTCCCAAATGAATAAAG ATAACGTGAGAGAACCAGGTCAACCTGTGGCCAATACTCATTGTTGCAGTAGCAATGAAAGCACTCCAGGATCAAAATCAACAGGTGAAGTGATGGAGCGGACTCAGGGACCTTCGTTGAGAG TTTTGCCTGACTTTGTTCAAGTATACAACTTCATCGGCAGCGTATTCGACCCTGCTGTTACCGGACACTTgcagaaattgaaaaaaatggaTCGCATTGATGTTGAGACG GTGTTGTTGCTGATGAGAAACCTCTCCATCAATCTTACAAGCCCTGATTTTGAGCATCAT AGGCAGCTGCTTTCATCTTATGATATGGACATGGAGAAGCAGTGCAAATCAAGTCATCAATTACAACCAACTTGA